One part of the Amyelois transitella isolate CPQ chromosome 10, ilAmyTran1.1, whole genome shotgun sequence genome encodes these proteins:
- the LOC132902210 gene encoding uncharacterized protein LOC132902210, with amino-acid sequence MLNGYTYSQINYTVHWFCSSKMAGCLARIRRLPDGKILRVNTVHNHPPPNYVVCHDGKKENVKMIPTRSGKKFLLMLDSFTYSQINYSVRWVCSSKAQGCEARLRYYPSGEIVRVNTQHNHPPPKYICRNGVYIKL; translated from the exons ATGCTGAACGGGTATACCTACTCCCAGATCAACTACACAGTGCACTGGTTTTGCTCATCCAAGATGGCAGGCTGCCTGGCCAGGATACGAAGGTTGCCTGACGGAAAGATCCTGCGAGTGAACACAGTACATAATCATCCACCTCCCAATTACGTTGTGTGCCATGATG GAAAAAAGGAAAACGTAAAGATGATACCGACACGCAGTGGCAAGAAATTTCTTCTCATGTTGGATTCATTCACATACTCCCAGATAAACTACTCGGTGCGGTGGGTTTGCTCATCGAAGGCCCAAGGGTGCGAGGCGCGCCTGCGGTATTACCCCAGCGGAGAAATAGTCAGAGTCAACACACAGCATAATCATCCTCCACCCAAATATATTTGTCGAAACGGTGTTTATATTAAGCTGTAG